In Salinarimonas sp., a genomic segment contains:
- a CDS encoding (2Fe-2S)-binding protein, translating to MIRLTLNGRETALDVDPEMPLLWALRDHAGLTGTKFGCGIAQCGACTVHLDGAPIRACVTPVAAVEGAAVTTIEGVDGPVAEAVRAAWRELDVVQCGYCQSGQIMAAIGLLSQTPAPTDEDVVAAMDGNLCRCGTYQRIRAAIADAATRLG from the coding sequence ATGATACGCCTCACCTTGAACGGACGCGAGACCGCGCTGGACGTCGACCCCGAGATGCCGCTGCTCTGGGCGCTGCGCGACCATGCGGGACTCACGGGTACGAAGTTCGGCTGCGGCATCGCGCAGTGCGGGGCCTGCACCGTGCATCTCGACGGCGCGCCGATCCGCGCCTGCGTCACCCCCGTCGCGGCGGTCGAGGGCGCGGCGGTCACGACGATCGAGGGCGTCGACGGCCCCGTTGCCGAGGCGGTGCGCGCCGCCTGGCGGGAGCTCGACGTGGTCCAGTGCGGCTATTGCCAGTCGGGCCAGATCATGGCCGCGATCGGCCTCCTCTCGCAGACGCCCGCACCGACGGACGAGGACGTCGTGGCGGCCATGGACGGGAATCTCTGCCGCTGCGGCACCTACCAGCGCATCCGCGCGGCGATCGCCGACGCGGCCACGCGGCTCGGCTGA
- a CDS encoding xanthine dehydrogenase family protein molybdopterin-binding subunit, producing the protein MLFKPLSAPAPTRRGFLAGSLTLGLTLALDKRAARAAAAAPTAPSAPVAPNAFVSIAPDDTVTVTIKHLDMGQGVTTGLATLVADELDADWGQMRFAFAPADAALYANLAWGPVQGTGGSTATANSWRQLRQAGAAMRAMLISAAAAEWGVPEGEIGVARGRVRHAASGRETGFGALAEAAAALPVPEAPRLKTPAEWIYIGKEGVPRLDSPSKTDGTATYSLDVRLPGMLTSVVAHPPLFGARVASFDDAAARAVKGVVDVVEIPTGVAVVARDTWSALRGREALSVTWDESRAETRSTEALVAEARARAERPGMVAARAGDAAGALADAATLIEAEHVFPYLAHAAMEPMNGVIARREDGSYEAWGGFQIQTIDQAAIASILGVAPNRVRLNTLFAGGSFGRRAVPGADWVSEMAHILKATGEAAPIHLVWTREDDMRAGHYRPLVLHRVRAGLDPEGRIVGWEHRIVGKSILKGTPFEALIVADGVDATSVEGARETPYRIANRSVEVHDTREQVPVLWWRSVGHTHTAHAVETMIDELATAAGQDPVAYRLGLMEEGAREAAVLRLAAEKAGWDGPGPGGGRGRGVSVHTSFGTACAMVADVSVEGGVIRVDRVVAAVECGVPVNPDVIRAQIEGAVGFGLSSVLREAVTLEDGRVRETNFDAYRPTRFSEMPRVEVYIAPSQNDPSGIGEPGVPTLAPAIANAVFAATGRRLRSLPLDLAAGEGA; encoded by the coding sequence ATGCTGTTCAAGCCGCTTTCCGCCCCCGCGCCGACCCGCCGCGGCTTCCTCGCCGGCTCGCTGACCCTCGGGCTGACGCTCGCCCTCGACAAGCGGGCGGCCCGCGCCGCCGCCGCGGCCCCCACCGCGCCCTCGGCGCCGGTGGCGCCCAACGCCTTCGTCTCCATCGCGCCGGACGACACGGTGACGGTGACGATCAAGCATCTCGACATGGGCCAGGGCGTCACGACGGGGCTCGCCACCCTCGTCGCCGACGAGCTCGACGCCGATTGGGGCCAGATGCGCTTCGCCTTCGCCCCGGCCGACGCCGCGCTCTACGCCAACCTCGCCTGGGGGCCGGTGCAGGGCACGGGCGGGTCCACCGCCACCGCCAATTCCTGGCGGCAGCTGCGCCAGGCCGGCGCGGCGATGCGGGCGATGCTGATCTCCGCCGCCGCCGCCGAATGGGGCGTTCCCGAGGGCGAGATCGGCGTCGCGCGCGGGCGCGTGCGCCATGCCGCGAGCGGGCGCGAGACCGGCTTCGGCGCGCTCGCCGAGGCCGCCGCCGCGCTGCCCGTGCCCGAGGCGCCGCGCCTCAAGACGCCCGCCGAATGGATCTACATCGGCAAGGAGGGCGTGCCGCGCCTCGACAGCCCGTCGAAGACCGACGGCACGGCGACCTATTCTCTCGACGTGCGCCTGCCCGGCATGCTGACCTCTGTGGTCGCCCATCCGCCGCTCTTCGGCGCGCGGGTCGCCTCCTTCGACGACGCCGCCGCGCGGGCCGTGAAGGGGGTGGTCGACGTGGTGGAGATCCCGACGGGCGTCGCCGTCGTCGCGCGCGACACCTGGTCGGCCCTGCGCGGGCGCGAGGCGCTTTCCGTGACCTGGGACGAGAGCCGGGCGGAGACGCGCTCGACGGAGGCGCTCGTCGCCGAGGCCCGCGCCCGCGCCGAGCGCCCCGGCATGGTCGCGGCGCGCGCCGGCGACGCGGCGGGCGCGCTCGCGGACGCGGCGACGCTGATCGAGGCCGAGCACGTCTTCCCCTATCTGGCGCACGCGGCGATGGAGCCGATGAACGGCGTCATCGCCCGGCGCGAGGACGGATCCTACGAGGCCTGGGGCGGCTTCCAGATCCAGACCATCGACCAGGCCGCCATCGCCTCGATCCTCGGTGTCGCGCCGAACCGGGTGCGGCTGAACACGCTCTTCGCCGGCGGCTCCTTCGGCCGGCGCGCCGTGCCGGGGGCGGACTGGGTCTCGGAGATGGCGCATATCCTGAAGGCGACAGGTGAGGCGGCGCCGATCCACCTCGTCTGGACCCGCGAGGACGACATGCGGGCGGGTCATTACCGCCCGCTCGTGCTGCACCGGGTCCGCGCCGGCCTCGACCCCGAGGGCCGGATCGTCGGCTGGGAGCACCGCATCGTCGGCAAGTCGATCCTCAAGGGCACGCCCTTCGAGGCGCTGATCGTCGCCGACGGCGTCGACGCCACCAGCGTCGAGGGCGCGCGCGAGACGCCCTACCGGATCGCCAACCGGAGCGTCGAGGTTCACGACACCCGCGAGCAGGTGCCTGTGCTGTGGTGGCGCTCCGTCGGCCACACCCACACGGCCCACGCCGTCGAGACCATGATCGACGAGCTCGCGACCGCCGCGGGGCAGGATCCCGTCGCCTACCGCCTCGGCCTCATGGAGGAGGGCGCGCGCGAGGCCGCGGTGCTGCGCCTCGCCGCCGAGAAGGCCGGCTGGGACGGTCCGGGCCCGGGCGGCGGCCGGGGGCGAGGCGTCTCGGTCCATACCTCCTTCGGCACGGCCTGCGCCATGGTGGCTGACGTCTCGGTGGAGGGCGGCGTGATCCGCGTCGATCGCGTCGTCGCCGCGGTGGAGTGCGGCGTGCCGGTGAACCCGGACGTGATCCGCGCCCAGATCGAGGGGGCGGTGGGCTTCGGCCTGTCGTCCGTCCTGCGCGAGGCGGTGACGCTCGAGGACGGGCGCGTGCGCGAGACGAATTTCGACGCCTACCGCCCGACCCGCTTCTCCGAGATGCCGCGCGTCGAGGTGTACATCGCGCCCTCGCAGAACGATCCCTCCGGAATCGGCGAGCCCGGCGTGCCGACGCTGGCGCCGGCGATCGCCAACGCGGTCTTCGCCGCGACCGGCCGGCGCCTGCGTTCGCTGCCGCTCGACCTCGCCGCCGGCGAGGGTGCGTGA
- a CDS encoding uracil-DNA glycosylase family protein has protein sequence MTAPLDALLADLRGCRICRDAPARGGPLPHEPRPIVQAHPAARLCIASQAPGNRAHVAGVPFLDPSGVRLRAWLGLDEATFYDPHRVAIVPMGHCFPGYDAKGGDLPPRRECAPAWRERVFAELSKLELILVIGSYAQAWHLPEHAKAGLTETVRNWREILAAPRSPRVLPLPHPSWRNNAWLKRHAWFEDELLPVLRAQVASLIERSAQEENAA, from the coding sequence ATGACCGCTCCCCTCGACGCCCTCCTCGCCGACCTGCGCGGGTGCCGGATCTGCCGCGACGCGCCGGCCCGCGGCGGGCCGCTGCCGCACGAGCCGCGCCCGATCGTCCAGGCGCATCCGGCGGCGCGGCTGTGCATCGCGAGCCAGGCGCCGGGCAACCGCGCGCACGTCGCCGGCGTGCCCTTCCTCGATCCGTCGGGGGTGCGCCTGCGCGCCTGGCTCGGCCTCGACGAGGCGACCTTCTACGATCCGCACCGGGTCGCCATCGTGCCGATGGGCCATTGCTTCCCGGGCTACGATGCCAAGGGCGGCGACCTGCCGCCGCGGCGCGAATGCGCGCCGGCCTGGCGCGAACGCGTCTTCGCCGAGCTGTCGAAGCTCGAGCTGATCCTCGTCATCGGCTCCTACGCGCAAGCCTGGCACCTGCCGGAGCACGCCAAGGCGGGGCTGACCGAGACCGTGCGGAACTGGCGGGAGATCCTCGCCGCGCCGCGCAGCCCGCGGGTGCTGCCGCTGCCGCATCCGTCCTGGCGCAACAACGCATGGCTCAAGCGGCATGCCTGGTTCGAGGACGAGCTCTTGCCGGTTCTGCGGGCGCAGGTAGCATCGCTGATCGAACGAAGCGCGCAGGAGGAGAACGCTGCATGA
- a CDS encoding enoyl-CoA hydratase-related protein: MTEVLRTTREDGVATLTITRPEKLNALTARVHAELRGALAACAEDEAVKVVVLTGEGRAFSAGQDLTEDLPRGPDGRIDLGPPLARDYNPLIETLVSYPKITIAALNGPAVGASMNIALACDILLAARSAYLQEAFARIALIPDAGGTYFLPRLVGPKRALALMLTTDPVPAAEAQAMGLVHKVFDDADFAREAGAFAMRLAEGPRLAYRLTKEAVAKSLDNDLAAQLALEAKLQQEAGFSDDFAEGVAAFREKRAPRYG; this comes from the coding sequence ATGACCGAGGTTCTGAGGACGACCCGCGAGGACGGGGTCGCGACGCTGACGATCACGCGGCCGGAGAAGCTGAACGCGCTCACCGCGCGCGTGCACGCCGAGCTGCGCGGCGCGCTCGCCGCCTGCGCCGAGGACGAGGCGGTGAAGGTCGTGGTGCTCACCGGCGAGGGGAGGGCGTTCTCCGCCGGGCAGGACCTCACCGAGGACCTGCCGCGCGGCCCCGACGGGCGCATCGACCTCGGGCCCCCGCTCGCGCGCGACTACAACCCGCTGATCGAGACGCTCGTTTCCTATCCCAAGATCACGATCGCGGCGCTCAACGGCCCGGCGGTGGGCGCGTCCATGAACATCGCGCTCGCCTGCGACATCCTCCTCGCCGCCCGCTCGGCCTACCTGCAGGAGGCCTTCGCCCGCATCGCGCTGATCCCCGACGCGGGCGGAACGTATTTCCTGCCGCGCCTCGTCGGCCCGAAGCGCGCGCTCGCCCTGATGCTGACGACGGACCCGGTGCCGGCCGCGGAGGCGCAGGCGATGGGTCTCGTCCACAAGGTCTTCGACGACGCCGATTTCGCCCGCGAGGCCGGGGCCTTCGCGATGAGGCTCGCCGAGGGCCCGCGCCTCGCCTACCGCCTCACCAAGGAGGCCGTGGCGAAGAGCCTCGACAACGACCTCGCCGCCCAGCTGGCGCTGGAGGCGAAGCTCCAGCAGGAGGCGGGGTTCTCGGACGACTTCGCGGAGGGCGTGGCGGCGTTCCGGGAGAAGCGCGCGCCGCGGTACGGGTGA
- a CDS encoding curlin has protein sequence MLTRSKTTLAAAALALSALAGGPALAGGSVGLTVSPGTPEGDLALRTGLAIFGLANGMNGGGHIGQHGNGNAGGLLQNGSGNLGIVHQEGNGHNGTIQQNGHGNAHGLFQFGENTDAHVQQTGNGQSGVTVQYGF, from the coding sequence ATGCTCACCCGCTCGAAGACCACCCTCGCCGCCGCCGCCCTCGCCCTCTCGGCGCTCGCCGGCGGCCCCGCTCTCGCCGGCGGCTCCGTCGGCCTCACCGTCTCGCCGGGCACGCCCGAGGGCGACCTCGCGCTGCGCACCGGCCTCGCGATCTTCGGCCTCGCCAACGGCATGAACGGCGGCGGTCACATCGGCCAGCACGGCAACGGCAATGCCGGCGGCCTTCTGCAGAACGGCTCCGGCAATCTCGGGATCGTGCACCAGGAGGGGAACGGCCACAACGGCACGATCCAGCAGAACGGGCACGGCAACGCCCACGGCCTGTTCCAGTTCGGCGAGAACACCGACGCCCACGTCCAGCAGACGGGGAACGGCCAGTCCGGCGTCACAGTCCAGTACGGGTTCTGA
- a CDS encoding curlin, with amino-acid sequence MTRKLVLGALVALGAAFSAPASANDFFIDQYGIANEAGGGQIGVGNHAGTWQDGVANRGVTTQDGWSNTGVIGQLGAFNDAQVHQRGAHNVGGVGQIGAGHDAIMTQDGAGNVAAAVQVGENCNGSVNQNGAGNVAAIVQHCH; translated from the coding sequence ATGACCCGCAAGCTCGTCCTCGGCGCCCTCGTCGCTCTCGGCGCCGCCTTCTCCGCTCCCGCCAGCGCGAACGACTTCTTCATCGACCAGTACGGCATCGCCAACGAGGCCGGCGGCGGCCAGATCGGCGTCGGCAATCACGCCGGCACCTGGCAGGACGGCGTCGCCAATCGCGGCGTCACCACGCAGGACGGCTGGAGCAACACCGGCGTCATCGGCCAGCTGGGCGCGTTCAACGACGCGCAGGTCCATCAGCGCGGCGCGCACAATGTCGGCGGCGTCGGCCAGATCGGCGCGGGCCACGACGCGATCATGACCCAGGACGGCGCCGGCAACGTCGCGGCCGCGGTCCAGGTCGGCGAGAACTGCAACGGCAGCGTCAACCAGAACGGCGCCGGCAACGTCGCCGCAATCGTCCAGCACTGCCACTGA
- a CDS encoding glutathione S-transferase family protein gives MKLYDGGRVPNARRVRIFLAEKGVSIPLVPVDLGKGEHKSAEYTAINPLQRVPALVLDDGTTICESLAICRYVEALHPEPPLFGTDPLSIARIEMWERRIEHGLLAQIAAIFRHTHPAMAELEVPQVPAWGEANRPKVEASLAFLDRHLAQSPFLAGDAFSVADISALVGLDFLRLAKMRVPEELAALTAYHERLKARPSAAA, from the coding sequence ATGAAGCTCTACGACGGCGGGCGCGTGCCCAATGCGCGGCGGGTGCGCATCTTCCTCGCCGAGAAGGGCGTCTCAATCCCCCTCGTTCCCGTGGATCTCGGCAAGGGCGAGCACAAGAGCGCGGAGTACACCGCCATCAACCCGCTCCAGCGTGTTCCCGCCCTCGTCCTCGACGACGGGACGACGATCTGCGAATCGCTCGCCATCTGCCGCTACGTCGAGGCGCTCCATCCCGAGCCGCCGCTCTTCGGGACGGACCCGCTCTCGATCGCCCGCATCGAGATGTGGGAGCGGCGGATCGAGCACGGCCTCCTCGCCCAGATCGCCGCGATCTTCCGGCACACGCACCCCGCCATGGCCGAGCTCGAGGTCCCGCAGGTGCCCGCCTGGGGCGAGGCGAACCGGCCGAAGGTCGAGGCCTCGCTCGCCTTCCTCGACCGCCATCTGGCGCAGAGCCCGTTCCTCGCCGGCGACGCGTTCTCGGTGGCCGACATCTCCGCCCTCGTCGGTCTCGATTTCCTGCGGCTCGCGAAGATGCGCGTGCCGGAAGAGCTCGCCGCGCTGACCGCCTACCACGAGCGCCTGAAGGCGCGCCCCAGCGCGGCGGCCTGA
- a CDS encoding NAD(P)-dependent oxidoreductase, protein MAKVAFLGLGVMGYPMARHLKDKGHEVTVYNRTKSKAERWVSEHGGAFAKTPREAAEGQEIVFACVGNDDDLREVTIGENGAFKGIAKGAVFVDHTTASAEVARELSALSWEKGFGFVDAPVSGGQAGAENGVLTVMCGGEQATYEKVEPVIASYARMCRLIGPAGAGQLTKMVNQICIAGVVQGLAEAVHFGKRAGLDMEAVLDTISKGAAGSWQMENRWKTMAAGEFDFGFAVDWMRKDLNIVLNEARNNGATLALTALVDQYYADVQKMGGKRWDTSSLVARLEK, encoded by the coding sequence ATGGCGAAGGTAGCGTTCCTGGGACTGGGCGTGATGGGCTACCCCATGGCTCGGCACCTCAAGGACAAGGGCCACGAGGTCACCGTCTACAACCGCACCAAGTCGAAGGCCGAGCGCTGGGTGTCCGAGCACGGCGGCGCCTTCGCCAAGACGCCGCGGGAGGCGGCCGAGGGCCAGGAGATCGTCTTCGCCTGCGTCGGCAACGACGACGATCTGCGCGAGGTGACGATCGGCGAGAACGGCGCGTTCAAGGGGATCGCCAAGGGCGCCGTCTTCGTCGACCACACCACGGCGTCCGCCGAGGTCGCCCGGGAGCTCTCGGCGCTCTCCTGGGAGAAGGGCTTCGGCTTCGTCGACGCGCCGGTCTCCGGCGGCCAGGCCGGCGCGGAGAACGGCGTGCTCACCGTGATGTGCGGGGGCGAGCAGGCGACCTACGAGAAGGTCGAGCCGGTGATCGCGTCCTACGCCCGCATGTGCCGGCTGATCGGCCCCGCCGGCGCCGGCCAGCTGACCAAGATGGTCAACCAGATCTGCATCGCCGGCGTGGTGCAGGGTCTCGCCGAGGCGGTCCATTTCGGCAAGCGCGCGGGCCTCGACATGGAGGCCGTGCTCGACACGATCTCGAAGGGCGCCGCCGGCTCCTGGCAGATGGAGAACCGCTGGAAGACCATGGCGGCGGGCGAGTTCGACTTCGGGTTCGCCGTCGACTGGATGCGCAAGGACCTGAACATCGTCCTCAACGAGGCCCGCAACAACGGCGCGACGCTGGCCCTCACGGCTTTGGTCGACCAGTACTACGCCGACGTCCAGAAGATGGGCGGCAAGCGCTGGGACACGTCGAGCCTGGTGGCGCGGCTGGAGAAGTGA
- a CDS encoding methylmalonyl-CoA mutase family protein, with the protein MDDNALSADFPLPSREDWRRLAEGVLKGADFEKRLVSRTYDGLAVQPLYDKAEAPARPGRAAHGPWRVAQRVDDPRLEAANAQALEDLEGGADALTLVLPQAPSARGFGLQAQTVEDLDAALAGVMLDLVHVRLDAGGAGRQAAALLIALAERRGHALADLTLDLALDPIGAAAAAGRMSAPWEIVAERSAQTLSDLAARGFTGRTFLADARPVHEAGASEAQELAFALACGVAYLRALEAGGHGLDAARDALSFLLVADADEFLGIAKFRALRALWARIEEASGLTPKPIRLHAETAWRMTTRRDPWVNLLRATVATFSAGVGGADSLVVTPFTAALGLPDAFARRVARNTQLVLLHESNLWRVADPAAGSGALEGLTDALCEKAWALFQEVEAEGGIVESLRTGALQERVRATRAARDAALAKRKDAITGVSEFPFLDEKPVAVAMAVDDAPHPAPPSSEADANARPVAAFADLVAAAADGAGLARLMAAPAGVAPVTLAPLPRRRDAEPYERLRDRSDALLAAHGKRPAVFLANIGPLAAFNARATFAKNAFEAGGIAALGNDGFPDHAAMADAFAESDATIACLCSSDALYETEAVAAAQAMKAAGCTRLYLAGRPGADEEAWRKAGVDAFVSIGVDLLGLLEDALAHAEEAARA; encoded by the coding sequence ATCGACGACAACGCCCTCTCGGCCGACTTCCCTCTCCCCTCGCGGGAGGACTGGCGCAGGCTCGCCGAGGGCGTGCTCAAGGGCGCGGATTTCGAGAAGCGGCTCGTCTCGAGGACCTATGACGGGCTCGCGGTCCAGCCGCTCTACGACAAGGCGGAGGCCCCGGCCCGGCCGGGCCGCGCCGCGCACGGCCCCTGGCGCGTCGCGCAGCGCGTCGACGATCCGCGGCTCGAGGCGGCGAACGCGCAGGCGCTGGAGGATCTCGAGGGCGGCGCCGACGCGCTGACGCTGGTCTTGCCCCAGGCGCCCTCGGCGCGCGGCTTCGGGCTGCAGGCGCAGACGGTGGAGGATCTCGACGCCGCGCTGGCGGGCGTGATGCTCGACCTCGTCCATGTCCGGCTCGACGCCGGCGGCGCCGGGCGGCAGGCGGCGGCGCTGCTGATCGCGCTCGCCGAACGCCGCGGCCACGCGCTCGCCGATCTCACCCTCGATCTCGCCCTCGACCCGATCGGCGCGGCCGCCGCCGCGGGCCGGATGTCCGCGCCCTGGGAGATCGTGGCCGAGCGCTCGGCGCAGACGCTCTCCGACCTCGCCGCGCGCGGCTTCACCGGGCGCACCTTCCTCGCCGATGCGCGGCCGGTCCACGAGGCCGGCGCGAGCGAGGCGCAGGAACTCGCCTTCGCGCTGGCCTGCGGCGTCGCCTATCTGCGCGCGCTGGAGGCCGGCGGGCATGGGCTCGACGCGGCGCGGGACGCGCTCTCGTTCCTGCTCGTCGCCGATGCGGACGAGTTCCTCGGCATCGCCAAGTTCCGGGCGCTCCGCGCGCTGTGGGCGCGGATCGAGGAGGCGAGCGGGCTCACGCCGAAACCGATCCGGCTCCACGCCGAGACCGCCTGGCGCATGACCACCCGCCGCGATCCGTGGGTGAACCTGCTGCGGGCCACCGTCGCGACCTTCTCGGCCGGCGTCGGCGGGGCGGATTCGCTCGTCGTGACGCCCTTCACCGCCGCGCTCGGGCTGCCCGACGCCTTCGCCCGGCGCGTAGCCCGCAACACGCAGCTCGTGCTCCTGCACGAATCGAACCTCTGGCGCGTCGCCGACCCGGCGGCCGGCTCGGGCGCGCTGGAGGGCCTCACGGACGCCCTGTGCGAGAAAGCGTGGGCGCTGTTCCAGGAGGTCGAGGCCGAAGGCGGGATCGTCGAGAGCCTGCGCACGGGCGCCCTGCAGGAGCGCGTCCGCGCGACCCGCGCCGCGCGGGACGCCGCCCTCGCCAAGCGCAAGGACGCCATCACCGGCGTCTCGGAATTCCCGTTCCTCGACGAGAAGCCGGTGGCGGTGGCGATGGCGGTGGACGACGCGCCACATCCCGCCCCGCCCTCGTCGGAGGCCGACGCGAACGCCAGGCCCGTCGCGGCCTTCGCCGACCTCGTCGCCGCCGCGGCCGACGGCGCGGGCCTCGCCCGGCTCATGGCCGCGCCGGCCGGCGTCGCGCCCGTGACGCTCGCGCCGCTGCCGCGCCGGCGCGACGCCGAGCCCTACGAGCGCCTGCGCGACCGGTCCGACGCGCTCCTCGCCGCCCACGGCAAGCGCCCGGCGGTTTTCCTCGCCAATATCGGCCCGCTCGCCGCCTTCAACGCCCGCGCCACCTTCGCCAAGAACGCCTTCGAGGCGGGCGGCATCGCCGCGCTCGGCAACGACGGCTTCCCGGACCACGCCGCCATGGCGGACGCCTTCGCCGAGTCCGACGCGACCATCGCCTGCCTGTGCTCGTCGGACGCGCTCTACGAGACCGAGGCCGTCGCGGCGGCCCAGGCGATGAAGGCCGCCGGCTGCACCCGTCTCTACCTCGCCGGCCGCCCGGGCGCGGACGAGGAGGCCTGGCGCAAAGCGGGCGTCGACGCGTTCGTCTCCATCGGCGTCGACCTGCTCGGGCTGCTCGAGGACGCGCTCGCCCATGCCGAGGAGGCCGCCCGTGCTTGA
- the csgH gene encoding curli-like amyloid fiber formation chaperone CsgH — MLDPRKTLLAAAGLAALAAGSSGATATDAQHGLRCEILVERSGGMIAVAPTVASDETVSGAYRLTLAGASASGRTSIRQGGPFTAQAGETVRLSRAMVSASAATDAALEIDAGGETVACSLRIDP, encoded by the coding sequence ATGCTCGATCCCCGCAAGACGCTCCTCGCGGCGGCCGGTCTCGCGGCCCTCGCCGCCGGCTCGTCCGGCGCGACCGCCACCGACGCGCAGCACGGGCTGCGCTGCGAGATCCTCGTCGAGCGCTCGGGCGGCATGATCGCCGTCGCGCCGACGGTGGCCTCCGACGAGACGGTCAGCGGCGCCTATCGCCTGACGCTCGCCGGCGCCAGCGCCTCCGGGCGCACCAGCATCCGCCAGGGCGGGCCGTTCACGGCGCAGGCCGGCGAGACCGTCCGGCTCTCGCGCGCCATGGTGAGCGCCTCCGCCGCCACGGACGCCGCGCTCGAGATCGATGCGGGCGGCGAGACCGTCGCCTGCTCCCTGCGCATCGACCCCTGA